Genomic segment of Cyprinus carpio isolate SPL01 chromosome A13, ASM1834038v1, whole genome shotgun sequence:
AGCATCAGCTCTGAGCTCCAGGTCTGTTTGTATATCTGCTGAAGCTTTATCTGAGGTTTTGCTTGCTTTCCCTTTTAGTTGCCAATGACAATGCCCCTGAATATGCATTGCGACCAACTTTCCTGTCCACCTTTGCGTTGGCAACTGACCAGGGCAGCAAACTGGGTTTGTCCAAAAATAAGAGCATCATTTGTTATTATAACACTTACCAGGTACTTTCTTTACAcgaaattaaaatacatttgacttACTACTTTTTAAGTATTTCTCATTTCATTATATGCTGTGATTTCATTGGCAGATTGTACAGTTTAACCGATTACCCTTAGTCATAAGTTTCATCGCAAGTAGTAATGCCAACACAGGTGAGTCTCCACAGATAGTACAAAAGCCACC
This window contains:
- the LOC109100773 gene encoding ragulator complex protein LAMTOR3-like, whose translation is MNMADNLRSYLYKQLPSVEGLHAIVVTDRDGVPVIKVANDNAPEYALRPTFLSTFALATDQGSKLGLSKNKSIICYYNTYQIVQFNRLPLVISFIASSNANTGLIFSLEKELVPLIEELRQVVEVA